The genome window CCTGCCGGGACTTGGCGAACTGGGCGATCGCCATGGCCAGGGTCGAGGCCAGCATCAGCCCGCCGACCACCCTCATATAGGAGGGGAGGCCAGGCATGAAGAAGAAGCCGACGGAACCCAGCATGCCCATCATGGGCAGCAGGGTCATCAGCATGCTTTCTTCGCCCTCACGGGGGATCTCGGGCGGCGTCTCGAGTCTGACCTCGCCGTCCGGGACGACCGGGGGCGCTATCCGCGGCGGTCGTTTGATGATGACGACGCTCACCGATGCACTCATCCTTCGCGATTGATACGTCTTGGCACCGACGCCCCCGTGTACCGCGACATGTTCTCGTTCGCGCAGGCGTCGTTCGCGCAGGCGTCGATCCTACTGATGGGCCAAGTGCGCAAGGGAGGCAGGAGGATGGAGATGCCGAGGGGGTCCTGGGAGAAAAGGGGTGGGCGGGCCCTGCGCCGCACACCGCAACGGATATGGTGGCGCTCCGCGCCGTAGCAGCGGCGTGAGGAAGCCTTGTCCAACAGGGGGAACAACCAGGTGAGCACGGGGACTTCGACGGGTTTCTGCCGAATCACCATCGCAGCGCCGGACAGCCGTGTCGATGTCGCGCTGCCGGAGGACCTGCCGATCCAGGACCTCTTTCCCGAGATCGTCAGGCTCTCGGGCCTGGTCCATCCGGACACCAGTCCCGCCGGCTACCACCTGGTACGCCGCGAGGGCCAAGTCCTCGACGCGAGCCGTTCGTTGCTCGAGCACCGGGTCAGGGACGGCGAAGTGCTGCTGCTGCGGACCTTCGCCGACTCGCTGCCGCCGGCCGTCCACGACGACGTGGTGGACGCGATCGCCGCCGCGGTCAAGCAGGACATCCGCAGCTGGAACGACAACCTGATGCGGGTGGCCGGTCTCGTCGCCGGATCGCTGCTGCTGATCATGCTCGGTTTCGTGTTCTGGTTCGCGGACCCCATCCGGCACGACATGCACGGCCTGCAGGGCATCCTCGCCGGCGTGGTCGCACTGGCCCTGACGGTGCTCGCGGGTGTGCGGGCCCGGGTCTACGACGACCGCGGCTCCGCCGTCGCGCTCGGTGTCTCGGCGCTTCCGCACGCGCTCATCGCCGGCTCCGGCGTCATCCCCCAGGACGCGGGTCACGGCCCCGGCAGGATCCAGTTCCTCGTCGGCTGCGTGGCCGTACTGGTCTTCTCGGTCGTACTGATCATGCTGCTGCCGCAGGGAGACGCCCCGTTCGTGGCCGCCGCGCTGGCCGCCGCGATCGGCACGCTCGCCGTTTTCTGCGGTGTGCTCACCGAGGCGGAGCCGCGCGAGATCGCCGCCGGCACCTCGGTCGTGGCGCTGGCGGTAGTCGGCTTCCTGCCCGGATGGTCGGCCCGCTTCGCCAAGCTGCCGATCGGTTTCCGCAACCCGGAGGACCTGGCCAGGGCCCGTCGTGAGGGCCGGGAGGGCGACCTCGAGGCCGTCGACGTGCAGCGCATCGTCGCCCAGACCAGCCGGGGCCACGAACTGCTGCTCGGACTGGTCGGCGGCTGCGCGGCCGTCATCATCGGCGCGGGTGGCGCGGTGCTCGGCTTCAGCGACAGCGGCTGGGCCCAGCTGCTGGCCCTCTGCACCGGTCTCGCCGCGATGATGCGGGCGCGGCTCTTCCGGTACACCGCCCAGGTGACGTGCCTGTTCGTGGCCGGCGTCGTCACCCTGGGTCTGCTGGTGCTCGGCCTCGCGATCTCGCCCCCGGCCGGCATCGTCCTCGAACTGCTCAAGGGCAACTCCGGTCCCGTCGACATCAGGACCCTGTGGCTCGGCGCCTCGGTCGCGGCCGGCGTGCTGCTGCTGATCGCGATCGCCCTGATCGTGCCGCAGAAGGGGCTCTCCCCCTTCTGGGGCCGCATGCTGGACCTCGCGGACTCCCTGGTGCTGCTCTCCCTGGTCCCGGTCTGCCTGGCCGTCCTCGACGTCTACAGCAAGGTCCGCGGCGGCGTCTGAGGTCCGCTCGGCGGCGCGAGGGCTCTCCGCCCTCGGACCGGCTCTCGGCCCGGCCGAGGTGGCAGAGGCGGTATTCGCCTCCCCCGTGCAGCGGTGCGTGCGGGGGCGACACCCGGTCGTGGCCGTCGTCCAGGGCAGCGATGGGCAAAGGATCCGACGGTGTCGCCTCCTGAGCCGGTGAACGTCTCTTCTCACGGTCAGCCCGTGACCGTGGGAGACGACCTCGCCGCCGGGGCCTGGGCCGCCGGTGGGACGGCCGTGTTCACCGGAGGCGGGGCAGCACTGGCGGACACAGCGGGGCTGACCGGGGTGGCAGGCGATGTGCTGAGGGGTGACGGCCTGCTCGGCGCCACGGTCAACGGCGCAGCGTGCAACGTCGCGGGTGGTCTCACGGCCGACGTCGCCAACGACCAGGACCCGTCGACGATGGGCCAGGACGCTCTCACCGACGCCGAGACCGGCGCCTTCGGCAACGCCCAGAACCACGGCGTCAACCATGCCCTGGAGCAGCACGGAAGCCTCGGTGGGGAAAACCTCGGCGACCGGGACAAGCTCGCCGACAACGCGTTCAAGAACACCGTGGGCACTACCTCGAACACGGGC of Streptomyces cynarae contains these proteins:
- the eccD gene encoding type VII secretion integral membrane protein EccD translates to MSTGTSTGFCRITIAAPDSRVDVALPEDLPIQDLFPEIVRLSGLVHPDTSPAGYHLVRREGQVLDASRSLLEHRVRDGEVLLLRTFADSLPPAVHDDVVDAIAAAVKQDIRSWNDNLMRVAGLVAGSLLLIMLGFVFWFADPIRHDMHGLQGILAGVVALALTVLAGVRARVYDDRGSAVALGVSALPHALIAGSGVIPQDAGHGPGRIQFLVGCVAVLVFSVVLIMLLPQGDAPFVAAALAAAIGTLAVFCGVLTEAEPREIAAGTSVVALAVVGFLPGWSARFAKLPIGFRNPEDLARARREGREGDLEAVDVQRIVAQTSRGHELLLGLVGGCAAVIIGAGGAVLGFSDSGWAQLLALCTGLAAMMRARLFRYTAQVTCLFVAGVVTLGLLVLGLAISPPAGIVLELLKGNSGPVDIRTLWLGASVAAGVLLLIAIALIVPQKGLSPFWGRMLDLADSLVLLSLVPVCLAVLDVYSKVRGGV